The Camelus ferus isolate YT-003-E chromosome 13, BCGSAC_Cfer_1.0, whole genome shotgun sequence genome segment ACGCGCACCTTCCCagcccttctcttctccctcagctgaaggccctgcagggagggcggGCTTCAGCTCCTTCTCCTTTCGGCCCACCCAGGGAGGCCACCTGGGCCCTGTTCTGTTGTCCTGCAGCCCCTGATGTTCACTGGACACCCCCAGATGGGCCTCAGCTGTCCATCAAGAGGCTGAGACAGTCTTGCCATGACCCTGCTGCCTGTTCTACCAGCTCTTTGCACAGCAAACTTCAAGACAGGAAATGAACATCCTGGAGCCAGAAATCACAGACTTTCCCGCCAAGGCTCACCTCTGGGCTAGGCCACGCCAGACCCCAGCCAGGTTCCCCATCCCACCTGCCAGGGACTTCCACCTTTGATCTGTCTCTGGTGGTGTCTAGATATCAGTGGGTCAGCTCTGCCTGTGGtcacctgctgtgtggccttggacaagttgctactcctctctgggcttcatttcCTTTAGCCAGAAGAAGCAGAGAGTTTGATTAAAGGACAGTTCTAGGCCTGAGCAGGGGTATGAAATGGGATGCGTAGTTAAACTGAACCAGACGAAGAATGTAACCTGCTTAGCACAGCCCTTGGCGGAGCTGATGCTGGCATCTGTCTGGTGGTTCAGAGCATGGGCCGAGGAGTCAGGCAGATCTGGGTTTGCCTctctgtgactgtgggcaagtgaCCTCATTTCTCCAAACCTCAAATTCCTCCTCTTTGAAAGGGGGATAATGATAGTCCCTAATGACAACAGCTAACCCTTGTGGGGCTCTTAGTCCATGACAAGCTCTATTCTCAGCACTTCAtgtaaattaactcatttaatcctcacaccaaccCTTTGAGGTTGGTATGAGTATTACCTCCACTTtgtagatgggaaaactgaggcacagatggATTCACTGACTCACCCAtggtcacagagctaggaagtggGTGAGCTGGGAATTGACTCCAAGCAGGCTGACTCCCCAGTCTTCCCGTTTCTCACTGAGCCATAGGGCCTCTTAGAAGAGACAGTGAATATAAAGGGCTTAACAcaagcctggcacatagcaatGACTCAAAAATGTTAGCCCTTGTTAGTACTGTTACCATGATTCTCCCATTCCTTCTAAATTTCTATCTTGATCTGTCAATAAGAAAACTCTCTGGGCTCCCACCACCCGAGGTCGGAGCCTAGGGAGGACCTGGATGGTACCTTCCTCTTGCCACCCCTTCCATTGGTCTGGTAAgatgagggaagggaaggatgttTGCACAGATGTGTGGCCCGGGGTGTGCAAATagtctggggagggggtgcagtgTTAGTAAATTCCTACTCCACCTTGGGATTCTGCATGCCCCTATCCCTATCCCTGACTTTCCATATCTGCCAGAGGACTGGACTCTTGGTTTTACCATTCCTGGGAAGTCCCTCCCTCGGTCTAGCCCTCCGttcttctttttagttgccaGAGGCCTGTCTTACAGGACTAGGGAAATGAAGACCCCTCCTGCACCCcccacctttctcctttcttccaccCCAGGGGATCTCTCAGCCCCATCCTCAAAAATCCCAGTAATGTCGTGGAAATTAAAGTTACCTTAAATATTTCTAATCTTATAACAATTCTGCTTCAATCAACATCTAAATGTGACCACATGTGCCCAGACCACCCAGCGGCCTGGTTGGTggtttggggtgggaggtgagctCCTAGAGGGATGGAGAGCAGAGGGCTGTTCTCAGGCATGGCCTGGCTCGGGAGGGAGGGGCTCCCTGGGAGAGGTCTGCAGGCCATTGAGCCCCTCCTTCTGCTTTTCCTGGCCTGCTCACACTGCGCAATCCTGCCCCCACTGCGCaatcctgccccttcctcccctttgctCAGGCAGCCAGCAAAGCACAGCAGGCCATGGGTGGAATCTCCTTTACACCCTCCTGaacagctgggctggggaggactTGGGGCTGGTGATGCTCAAAGGCAAGGAGGCCAAGGCTAGCTTCGCGGGTGTGCAGCTCAGAAGGGCTGGGTTTAATGCTCTCCTGGGTCATCTTgaaattcataataatttttgGACCAGGGGCTCTGCATTTTTCCTTTGCACTGAGCCCCATAAAATGTAGATGGTCCCTGTGAAAACCCATACTGCCCACTCACCACTCTTTCTATGAGCCCACCTCACTCTCTTCTTACACTCGGTTGACAGTGAAcaagaatttattgagcacctgttttGTGCTGAACGTAGTGCTAGACGCTTGggaatacagcaatgaacaacAGAGACATGACCCTGATTCCACAAAACTACCATCTGCACACACTCAGACACTCACGGATCCACACACAGCAATTTTGCAAGACACTTCCCCTAATATCATGTTCATCATATCTGCCAATTAGGGAACACTCAGCCTGTGCCAGGAAATGTAcatacttcattttgttttatcctCAAAACAGTCAGCAAGGTaggcattattatctccattttccagatgaaaaaactgaggctcagagttaAACTCCCTTGTCCAGTGTCACATAATCAATAAGCGGCAGAGCTGAGACCTGCCTTTGGCTCCCATTTTcaacctctcctctcctctcctcccctgccccccaccacacaTGCCTTCAGCTGCTTCCCCATGGATAGAGGCTCCCAGCATCTCCatggccccagcccccagctcagggCTACACTTctgttaaatgaaagaattcaCATACAGACACACTCCCcaaaaaacacaaggaaatagtcacccattgaaacacaaaaatatacatatgcaacACATAATATACTGGATAAGAGCTTGGTATCCAATACTGGACTATTTGTGGTTCAAGTGCTGAATCTACTATGTATCAGctgtgtgtctcagtttccttatctgcaaaacaggaaTAGTAATAGGGCTGTTGTGAATGCTAAATGAGAAATACACGTAAAGTGCTTAGACAGCACTGGGACATAGTCACCCTGCAATAAATATTACCAGGTGCTATGAATAACATTTGCCCGCCCTCATTCACACATTGCTGTCATGTCCATCTTCCCAGCCCTCCTCTAGCCTGACTCAGTCCTAGATACCCTCATGACTGACAGTCCAGGCCCCCAGAGCCAGGAGGGAAGAGCAACTGCATCTCTCAGCATCTTCCAGGGCTGGCTATACCTGGGCGGGCccatgtgtgtggtggggggcaaAGGTGCTGCTTCTCACCAGCTCTGGATCCATCAGAGAAGCCTTTCTAGAGGAGGTCTCCAGCCAAGCAGGTTGAACCAGGCTAAGGCAGGAGGGTGCTGCCCTGTGCCTTGGCTCCCTGCATTGTTCCTGACAacacccaccccccaacctcTACTGCAGCATCCTCTCTCCGCCCCCTTCCCCACAGTAGaaactttcctctcctcctgccaggaGTGTAAATTGCCCCCAGGAATGCGCTGCGTCCCACAGCTCCCCTGGCAGTGGCCAGCGGCTGTCCTGGGGTCAGGCCTGGCCCCACATCAAAGGCTGGGGATTGGTAACAGTGAGGCTCCTCGTCTGCcgccaccctcccctgccctcccctcccctcccaccggCCCTTTGGCTTTCAGGGAACAGCACATGGTAGCACTTAAGTTCCGGGAGAACCAGAGGATGATTTTCCTGCACACCCCCACCTCAGCCATCCACAATGAACTGCTTGTTAGGAggctattttaattttacttaatgcAATTTCTGTTCCTAGGCCTCTGTTGCCACCTCCTTCTCAGATCTGGATGCCTAGTACAAATGTAGGGGTGGCCAGTCCGCCAGGGATAAGTGTAACCTAAATATGGAAACGTCATTGGTGGGAGTCTGGGGCAGGAACTGGACTCTCTTACATCAGGGGAACAGGGCTGGTGCTCTGGTCTCAGGAAGTAAGGGGGGTTGGTTAGGGGAGGGCTCAGAACTAGCTCATCCAACTCAGGAGGCCAGCATGAGAGTTTGGGGTGTGTATGGAAGCCAGAGACTTCCTAGCCAATGTGCTCTTTCCCTGGGTTCAGTAGGCAGGCCCTTAGCCAGGCAGCGTGTGAGCTTTGTTTTCAAGTTCCTTGGTTGTGACTAGAAGAAGGGGTCACTTTCAGGCTCTGCCTAGCGTCTGAGATTTTCTCCATCAGGTGCATCTTCCGGCAAATTCTGAAAACCAGGGATCCAATGTTACTCTCTGGGACAGTACAGTGATGATTTGGAGACCCCTGGTGGCCAAAGGCTGCAGAGCAAGGCCTTTTCTTAGAGCTCTGCCCAGCAGCGCCAAGCCCAAAGGCCACCAGAATGGACTCCTCTAGTCACCGAGGCTCTTTGGGAACCCCCCTCATTAGTCAGATCCCCCTGTATAGCCAGGCAAACCTGCCCCATCTTGCTGGGAGGGTGTTCGAACATATCAGGAACGTGGAATGGCCTAGCCTGTGGCGGGGGATAGGGGAGAAGGCAGCCTCAGTCATAGTAAAGCAATGGGATATGCAATCTACAGCTAATTAATTTCAGGAGTGGGGGGACCAGCTGTCGGGTAGCTGGAACTTGTATGTTTGGCTCCATGGGAGAGATGGTGAGGTGATGTTCTGAACGGCTCATAGTCCTcagccctttcccttcctttagCCCCTGAGTGCATATCACACAACTGTGGGGTTGTAACTGGGAGAACTCACTAAGGGGGCTTTGTTTCAACAGCTTGCCGACCCTGTAATGTCGCCCAAGTTAAATTCTGGGAAAGGAAATATCTAAAACCTCACGCCATACAAACAGCTGCTGGAAAGTAGGCTGTGGtactgggaggagaggaagggcgAGGGCCCCCCTGGAGAAGGAAAGGGTGGTCCAGCTCACTTTTCTTGGCAGGGTCCAGACACCACACAACGCTTTCCACATCTGGGCCCCAGCATTAATTCCCTTATTCTCTCCTTTATTCACTCAAACTCTGCTGTAACTGGACCCCGCCCTAGGCTGGGTGCTAAGGATACAGTTGACTAAAATAGGGTGCCTTGGGGCCTCAAATTGTACCTGGACAGAGAAGTAAAGAGGCTCAGAGATCCTAGAGGGAGCATAAGCCTTCCTATATTTGGGGACACAAAAGTGgcctttccttctcccccaggGCTTAAACCAGCTAGAGGAGGCAGGCTGTGTGCCTCTTACTGGTGTCCCAGAACCTGGGTCCTAATCTGTATGACCCAGACACACTTCAAGCACAATGCTCCCATCTCAGGCCTGTCTACTAATCCTGGGGAAGGCCTGGGGGCTCTGTTTCCTCCTAACAATCTGAGTATCTGGACCTCAAGGCCCTAGGCTGTCTGCAAGAATAGGGCTACCAAATATAGCCTGACAACTTCTGATccctccctttaaaaactgtcctgagaggagggtatagctcagtggtagagcatgtgcttagcatgcatgaggtcctgggttcaatccccagcacctccaccaaaaaaaagtaaataaataaacttaattacctcccccccctcaaatttttttttaaaaacaaacaaaaaaactatccTAAGTTCTGTGAGACTGAGAGGGAGCCACAGGCCTGCCCCGCCACCCCTCCGCCACACACACAGTGCCAACCAGGCATCATTgttaagaacatgggctttggagtttgGCTGGGGCTTTGAATCCTAGCTtctccacttactagctgtatgaccttgggcaacttgTGGCCTCCCTTCTAAAAGTGGAATTATTGTGAATTAGGTAATGCACACACAAGAGTTTACATGGTCCTTCTAGCCAAATCCTCCAACCTGGTGGCCAAGAGCCCAGGATAGTCCATTTTAGGTACATCTGGGATAATGGTCTGCTTCTAGATTTTGCTACAGACAGTTGACAAAAATGACTCTGAAGGAGCCTCAATGCTCCCAGGTTTCCCAGGCTCTCTGCTCTGTGGGGAGAAGCTATTCCTAGTCCAGGTAAAATCAAGGCAGGGCCCAGGAACTTAGCACATCTCCTCACCCCACTGGCACAAAATTCCCAGGGctaagcagaaagaaaacaggacatGATTGGGGTTTCACTCAAGAATGTCTTTATTGAAGAATTGGTAAGAAAAAAGGATGGACCCTCTGTAAAAAGAGGAGATGTTGCCTCCAAACAGCAGGGAGGAATGAGAGACCTGGATGGCTTCCCAGAAGTCAGTGTTTCTGGCATGACTGGCTCCCCTTTCCTGGCAAGCACTAGAGTGTGTCACACTACAGCTAGCGATTCCTACCCACCCCTCCCAGcttctcctcccccatcccatgAACCCTGGATTCCCTACAGCCATTTGCCAATGGCTTTCTGAAGACCCAGGGATAGATGTGCTAGGCTTGCCTCTTAATGGGGTCAAAGTgaattttgctttggaaaattcaaacaggaatgtaaaatgctttGAGCTCTTTCTAGTCCAACCAAAGATGATTACATCCAGCCCCTCTGAAGGGAAAGGGAGCAAAGAATTTCCCTCCTGAATGTGCACACTTGTAGGGTAAGTGGACTATATCACAGTCTGCTCTTTATTAGCACAGAGACTGGAAACAAGGTTAGAAGAATATATAACATCCGTGTTAAAGAGTCACTGAATTCCAGAGGGCAGAGGAGCAATGAGGCTTTCCAACAAGTGCTCCTGCTCGCTACCCTGAAGTCCTGGGGATGGTCATTCCTCTCCAGCTGGGAGGTTGTCCTCAATCCGCCTGATGAACCTCATCCGGATTTCTGTCACACCGTCTCCTTTCAGGGTGTCCTGGACAAACTTGGCTTCCACAGCCATCTGGACCTGGGGGACAGTGGGAAAATGAAGGGGCAGCGCCTAGCCACAGCCCCTGGGAAACCACTGGGGATGGAGCTGTAGCTGACTCATCCACAGCATCCTAAACAAGGGGGCTGGCTCCCCACAAGGACAAGATTGCCGGTTCCAATGTCCCTGTGCACAGGGCACTGGCCCCGACCCAACAGGAGAGACTTAGCGAAGAGCACTCACAGATATAAGTGCCACCCAATGAGCCAATCTGGGAACAGATGTTCCTGGCCTTCGGGGGCTGACAGCACCACCTCCCAGCCTAGTGGGAAGGATCATTACCATGTAGGGCTATCCAACTTGAATCCTGTAAGTGGCAGTGTCATCATCTCAGGCAGAAAACCAATGGGGTGAGCTAAAGGCCCTTCTTCTCaccctctcattcattcattcaaacatttattaagcctcTATCACATTGCAGGTGTCTCAGAAAGTAAAGAGCTGCACTCACCATCTCCAAGGCTCCCCGCAAGACCCCACACAAGAGATTGGAATAAATAAGGGATGAGTGGTTATCAGGAAGTTCCACAAAGTCCACCAAgggattattttccaaaatgagggAGAATTCGTCACCAGCTGGGCTCCAATTGGTGATGCTTGGAGTGATGCCCAAGTACATCTTGAAGGCCACCTGTCAAGAGACACACAATGGCACCACGGGGAAGAGCAGTACAATAGGGAAGGTGACGGAACTGGCAAGGGGAATTAAGTGACTCAGGGAAAAACTGTGGTCTCTGCAAGACATTGAACATTTAGGTATTCAGGGCAAAAAGGGAAAAGCATCTGTGCACAATTCCACACCCTTCTACTTCAAGGCATCATACAATTAGGCAACAACTTGCTGACTACCTGCATTCTTAGTGGAAGGAAGCACTGATCTTCTAATGGAGGTAACTGCCCTGAACCAGCATCTAAGCCCAGAGAGGTCCCAATCCACTTCCCTGTCCACTCTCTCTGCTATCTGAACCCTTCTAACTGACACCACAAAGATATAGGTGtgttatcatttattattaatccTACAATATGTAACACTAACATTAATAGCAAACACTTACTATACACACATGGTGATAAGTGCATTCATTTTACCTGAATGCTCATGTTCATTATTTCACTTACTCCTTaacaataaccctatgaggtagctcttcattttcttcattttaaagatgaggtaaCTGGTAATTAAAGGGGTTAAAAATAACTTACCTAAGAACTAGTAAGTACTGGAGCCAGAACTTGAAGCCAGGCTTGTCTATATTCTTAACCCCAGGCTACGCTGCTACCTCTGCACAGCTGAAGAGACCTGGCTTTGATTTCAGTGGGGCTTAATCCACAGGGATGATCCCaaccattctttcctttttcacagtCTGTGCTATTTCCAAAACACCAGGAAGGCTTCTGTGGCCCAAACTGCTGCCTAGCTAGTCCTCTGGAAACTAAGGGCCTCTCTAAGGGAGACGGAGAGAGTGGTAAGCAGTGCCTCCCAATGATAATTCCTCAGCATGGCCAGGCAGCTCAGGATAATGACCTTGGCAATGACATCTGCAGTTTCTCGAAAGTCATGGCACCTCCCAACATTTGACCGTGCCAAGAAATCCTCAATCAGTCGGACTCCAATGTTATAGCCCCtgggaaagaaatgagagaacagACTAGATTATGGGGTCTGAATGTCCTATGTCTAAACATAAAGCTGTTGATGGTAAAGTGAAAATGAGGACAACCCCCAAAACATCCCAACAAATGAGCAGTGGAAACTGTACCCAAAGTGTTACGAGGACCCTGTTCTGGGCTCTAAGGAACGGTGTAGATTCAGTGTGCTTAGAGGCCCCATTCCTGGCTCTCCCACAAGGAAGCTCACTCACATTTTGTCCAGCTGTTTATTCACATCTTCATCATTTTCATAGTCCTTGCACAGCTGGGTGACTAAAGCCCCATAGGTCAGGGTGAAGAGCTCAGAGCTCTAAAAGAGATTCAAAAGGCAGTCATACAAAAAGCCACACAAAAGGGAAGGTCTGGTGAGAGTCTGGATCAGCCGTACTACAACTGTCAGAATTCAAAGGAAGGTCACTTGTGTCTGGTGGGCAAGACCATCATCTTCGGTGAGTAGCTAAAGATTTTGGCTCCCTAGGGTCAACATGACAGGATTGAAACCAAACCCCAAACCCACTGTAAATGGGCTATAAAAGGCACCTCACACACTAAGCAGTCACCCTTCCAACACACCAAGGTGGGCTTCTGCTGACCCAGGAACCCACCACAGCTACCAAGCCTAAGCACAGACCACTAAAATCTGGTGTGGGAGCAACAGTCATTCACTAGATACAGTGAAAGACAGACCCGAGACAGACATTTACAAATTAGCCTTTGTGTGTTACCAGGTGTGAGCCATCACTTCCCTACAAATGTCCTGGACATTAAACTGTACTCCCAAGGCCCCTCCCGGGAGCAGCAGAGAGCCCAGGGGCCCAGTccatggggaaggaaggaagtcccAGATGAAGTCCATTGCACTAGTGATAACCAATAATCCCTCTAAGTTAccaacatggaaaaaaataatattcctCTAGCCATATAGCTAAAGTGTTTCCAGGTAACTCTGAAAGGCATACAATCTTTTGAGTGAGTACCTGGAACACAATACTGACCTGGACTGGTTGCTATTATAACCACAgttaaaaatcacagaaactctttctcagataaagaaTCCTGTCT includes the following:
- the TRAPPC3 gene encoding trafficking protein particle complex subunit 3 isoform X2 codes for the protein MSRQANRGTESKKMSSELFTLTYGALVTQLCKDYENDEDVNKQLDKMGYNIGVRLIEDFLARSNVGRCHDFRETADVIAKVAFKMYLGITPSITNWSPAGDEFSLILENNPLVDFVELPDNHSSLIYSNLLCGVLRGALEMIRKLRHTADT
- the TRAPPC3 gene encoding trafficking protein particle complex subunit 3 isoform X3, whose protein sequence is MYLGITPSITNWSPAGDEFSLILENNPLVDFVELPDNHSSLIYSNLLCGVLRGALEMVQMAVEAKFVQDTLKGDGVTEIRMRFIRRIEDNLPAGEE
- the TRAPPC3 gene encoding trafficking protein particle complex subunit 3 isoform X1 — encoded protein: MSRQANRGTESKKMSSELFTLTYGALVTQLCKDYENDEDVNKQLDKMGYNIGVRLIEDFLARSNVGRCHDFRETADVIAKVAFKMYLGITPSITNWSPAGDEFSLILENNPLVDFVELPDNHSSLIYSNLLCGVLRGALEMVQMAVEAKFVQDTLKGDGVTEIRMRFIRRIEDNLPAGEE